A genome region from Arachis duranensis cultivar V14167 chromosome 6, aradu.V14167.gnm2.J7QH, whole genome shotgun sequence includes the following:
- the LOC107493422 gene encoding zinc finger CCCH domain-containing protein 21, whose amino-acid sequence MPPKQQSKADLAKKQKIVEDKTFGLKNKNKSKNVQKYVQNLKQSVQPKPDPSKTAAKKKKEEEKAKDKELNELFRIAVTQPKVPVGVDPKSILCEFFKVGQCAKGFKCKFSHDLNVQRKGEKIDIYSDKRDQEDTMEDWDQETLEKVVESKKTEYNQNKPTDIVCKYFLDAVEKKQYGWFWVCPNGGKNCHYRHALPPGYVLKSQMKALLEEEREKLTIEEEIENQRAKVATTTPMTPELFMQWKKKKIEERDANLALQQAERAKNDRMSGRELFLADASVFVDDAEAYEKYQREPESDDSEQKVNGNAAQDGPSTSTVSVDAEDTDVDVDDDDDDELDMDELNELEASLSRTSIQIKE is encoded by the exons ATGCCGCCTAAGCAGCAATCTAAAGCTGATTTAGCGAAGAAGCAGAAGATCGTAGAGGACAAAACCTTCGGTCtcaaaaacaagaacaagagcAAAAATGTTCAGAAATATGTTCAGAACCTCAAGCAATCCGTACAACCAAAACCCGATCCTTCCAAAACCGCTGCCAAG aaaaagaaggaggaagagaaggCCAAGGACAAGGAGCTGAATGAATTGTTCAGGATAGCTGTTACCCAACCCAAAGTCCCTGTTG gtgTTGATCCTAAGTCCATATTGTGTGAGTTTTTCAAGGTTGGACAATGTGCTAAGGGCTTCAAGTGCAAGTTCTCGCATGACTTGAATGTTCAGAGGAAAGGGGAAAAGATTGACATCTATAGTGATAAGCGTGACCAGG AAGACACGATGGAGGATTGGGATCAAGAGACTTTGGAGAAGGTAGTGGAGTCGAAGAAAACTGAATACAATCAGAACAAACCAACTGATATT GTATGTAAATACTTTTTGGATGCAGTGGAGAAGAAGCAATATGGTTGGTTTTGGGTCTGTCCCAATGGTGGTAAGAATTGCCACTATAGACATGCCCTTCCCCCGGGATATGTTTTAAAATCTCAAATGAAGGCTTTGTtagaggaagaaagagaaaaactaaCAATTGAAGAGGAGATAGAAAATCAG CGTGCTAAAGTGGCAACTACAACTCCTATGACTCCTGAATTATTCATgcaatggaagaagaagaaaatagaagaaagagatgCCAATTTGGCTTTACAGCAAGCTGAGAGGGCCAAGAATGACCGTATGAG TGGTCGTGAGCTATTTTTGGCAGATGCTAGCGTGTTTGTGGATGATGCTGAAGCATATGAGAAGTATCAAAGGGAACCAGAATCCGATGACTCTGAACAGAAG GTCAATGGGAATGCTGCTCAAGACGGTCCCAGCACGTCCACAGTTAGTGTTGATGCTGAGGATACTGATGTTGATGTGGATGACGACGACGATGATGAACTGGACATGGATGAGTTGAATGAATTGGAAGCAAGCTTATCAAGGACATCAATCCAAATAAAGGAGTAA
- the LOC107493421 gene encoding uncharacterized protein LOC107493421 encodes MPLQIYIHSHLPFPLPNFISHRFSSLYQTSSSSSSSSPLKLVSSKRDSQRNPADNNNNNGDKSSRDWDKAWSNFKKQGKKSLFSGFSPDKYVSWNPRRSEFPISEEVDPIKRTERSNLKFWNSPTFTLGGAVIIVLFLLLYTILAPIK; translated from the exons ATGCCATTGCAAATTTACATCCATTCACACCTTCCATTCCCATTACCAAATTTTATATCTCATCGCTTCTCTTCGCTATATCAaacctcctcctcttcttcttcttcttcccctctcAAACTTGTCTCTTCCAAAAGGGACTCCCAACGAAACCCTGctgataacaataacaataatg GTGATAAATCTTCACGAGATTGGGACAAGGCATGGTCAAATTTCAAGAAGCAAGGGAAAAAATCACTCTTCTCTGGATTCTCACCAGATAAGTATGTGAGTTGGAACCCTAGGCGCTCAGAATTCCCAATTTCTGAGGAGGTTGATCCCATCAAGAGAACTGAGAGATCAAACCTCAAGTTCTGGAACAGTCCCACTTTCACTCTTGGGGGTGCAGTTATAATTGTCTTGTTCCTTTTGTTGTATACCATTCTTGCACCAATCAAGTGA